Genomic DNA from bacterium:
CTCAGTCCTTTGAAACGACCACCCCCGCTGGGGAGGTTGCTGCACCCGTAGCGGACGCTGCTACAGCGACCGTTGCGGCTCCCGTAACGGCACAAGCTACGACCCCAGCAACGGCGACTGCTACAGCGCAAGCTACGACCACGGCTACGACACCAGCTACAACTCCGGCTACAGCTTCAGCAACGGCCACAGCTACAGCAACCGCTACGGCATCAGCTACGGCCCAAGGTCCGGCTCCGGTTACGGGTACAGCAACGGCGCGTGCAACGGCCAGAGTTACGACTCCGGCTACGGCTCAAGCAACGGCCGGAGCAACAGCACCAGCCACGGCTTCAGCCAGAGTTCCAGCTGGCGCACTCGCCACCACATCCGCGCCGCTCCTCCACCCAAGTCGCCTCCAAGACGAGTGTCTTCTCCGGTGTCCGCTGCGGTAACAACGCCGCTGAGTTCGTCGTCAGGAACGGGGCAGTCGTGTTGACATCCGTCTGACCAGAGGTATCCTATGGACGTGAAGCAACGGCCACTGCTGTACATCGAGACCTCGGTCTTCGGTTTCTACTACGGCGAAGAACCGCGCAACGCGCTCAGACGAGAGGGAGTGCGGGAATTGTTCAGGCAGCTCGAGCTGGGCATCCTGAATGCCGTCGTATCAAGATTGACGCTACGCGAACTCAATCGCTCCCCCGAGCCGCGCCGAACGGGGACTTTGTCGCTTGCCCGCCTTGCCCAACTGCTTGAGACTGACGATGAGAAAGCGGAGAGACTGGCCTCCCTGTATGTTACCGAAGGAGTGATTCCCGCTGCATTCGAGGCCGATGCGCTTCACGCCGCCTATGCGACAGTGTCCGAATGTGACGTACTGGTAACGCTCAACCTGAAGCACCTCGCGAACGAGTGGGCAGGACGGAAACTCAACGCCGTGAACGTACGTGAAGGCTACCCGCCCGTCAGCATCAGAACTCCCGAGGAGGTAGTGCGCTATGAAGAGTGAGAATCAAGATTGGCTCGACTGGCTGCACAACATGCGACGCGAGGAAGAGGAACGCCGGGTCCGCGAAGGCAAGAGCCTGCGTGAATGGCTGCGTCAGGTCAATGCCGAGGCCGACGCCATGATGGCCCAACTGACAGACCAAGGCCATCCTGCCGTCGCCCGCGACAAGCCGCAGTCGGGCAAGTGAAATATCCCGCCCCGGACTTGACGGGTCCCGAGTTAGGTTGTGTCCCCGTTTCTACCCGTAGTTCCATCATGTCCGCGATGAGGATCGGCGTCCTGCTCTTGTTGCTCGCGTTCTCTCTGGCCGCGGCGTGGGGCCGCAAGCCGCCGAAGGAAGAGGCAGTCAACATGCGACAGCTCTCGACGAGCGAGGTGACGGACATCCTCAGCAAGTTCCCCGTGATGGCGGCCAGCTATCTCACCCCCCACAGAGACGAAATGGATTCGCTTGCCCGCCTAGACGGATTCATCGAAATGACAGCGGCTCCGCTGAAGCGCACTTTCCCTGCAGCCCGGTTCTTTCAGGAACAAGTCCGCAAGGATCCGCCATATTTCTATCTTTGGGCGTTTGCTGGAGACAAGCGGTACATGTTGTTCTGGGACTTCAACCGGCTGCTTCTCGACAATGGTCTACAGGTGAGTGATGACAGCATAGTAGAGCTGGCAGAGGCATTTGTCGTCTTGTCTCTCGGAACTGAGATGCGCTCGTTCCCCGGTATCACATTCCTGGGTGCGACGATGACAAAGCAGATGACAAACGGAGAACCTCACAACGCCATACTGAGGGTGAGGATTGGCGAACGGGACGAGGAGTGGTACTTCAACGTCTGACACAGTCAATTCTCGTTCGTATCCAGGAGAAGCGCAAAGGAAGCGCTCGGTGTGTACCTGCCCACTACGGTCGACTCTCTTCCGGGTTGGGTACACGTTGACACTCCAAGCATAGATATGAAGATGGGTTCGAGTGATGCCTGCGCATCGGGACGGATGTCGGCCGAGGACTCACTGAAAAAACCGGCAGAGGAGGTCAAGGTCACCGTGCGGCCAGCCTCGACGAGCGAGGTAATGGATATCCTTCGGAGGTTTCCCGGGATGGTGCCCGACTACCTTTCCTCGCAGAACAACGATACGGGACTACTCAAATACCTGTTCCCGTTCAAGGAAGTGACGTCTGCCCCAGTGGAACGTGTCTTCCCGGGTGTTCGGTTCTACCAAGGGATCGACCGAAGCAGAAGCTGCGGGGCGGAATATCCGTACATGATTGCTATCGCCGGTCACAAGCGCTATTGGATGCCCGGGGAGTTCAACCGGTTGCTCTTCGACAATGGTTTGTTGGTCACCGAAGGGAACATGGCCGAGCTGGGAAAGGTCCTCTTCATCTTGGCCGTTGGGAGTGGAGGTACCCTCCCCGAGATTGCCTTCCTGGATGGTGCCAAAATAAAGGAGATCAAGGGCGGGGTATCCTATGACGTTAGACTCAAGGTGAAGGTCAACGAACAGGAAGAGGAGTGGTGTCTTACCACCCTGTATGGCCACTTCTCAGGGGCATCGAGAAGAAATACCAAGGACCTCATCATGGATTACTGGCTGAACAGCGTCGAATCTCCTTAGGGTAAATGGAAGACGCCGCTCAGGTTAGGGAGCACCCCAGCACCTTCTCCGTTGACACCCCCGCCCGCGAGTTCTACAATCCAGTCGTGGTCGAGTCTTCCAACGGGCAGGTATATGCATGTGAGCCTTGGCCGAATGGAGTTCTTGTGAAGAACGTGCTGTCACTCAGCCTGCTGACCGCGCTGCTGTTCTCGGCGGGAGGCTGCTCAAAGGTCAGCCTGGAGCCGTTGCAGGGCGGGGTCGCATTCGATGTCGTTGAGAACTACGCCCCTCCTTACGACAGCGGGTATCCGAGGATTGAGCTCTCGATGTCGACCGAGAAAGTGTACCCGGACATCCAACGGACCATCGCCGCGGACGTTCGGGCAATCGGCCCATATGTGTCAGTCGACATCTGGGGAATTCAATGCCCGGATGTCCTCTACGAAGTGCCGGGCCCGGCGAGTTCCGATTGGCCTCTGGACGTAGGCGACGGTCAATACCTGTGTCAGATCACACACGGCTGGGACAGCGACTGGTACGCTTTGGCGGTCACTGACTCCTATCTTCGCGTGTCTCCCATCGAAGGGAACTTCACCCAGACTGCACCGGACCTTTACTGGCGTCACCCGGTGAACTCGTTTGCGTACATCTGCGGGACGACGGATGAAGACACGTGGGTGTACGACGACTTCCTCGATTCTCTCAGAAGCCGCGTGAACCTTACCGAGTTCAGCTTTCCTGATTCCGGTGAGATTCCGTACCCATGTTCCAGCGCGGGCCACTGGCGCAACAGGCCGGCCCGGTACTTCCGGTATCAAGATGATGCCGACTACGAAGCAGCCGGCCGGGTACTGGCAGAGTATGCGAAGAACGTACTCGCGCAGCGCCCAGGAGTCGGCATCATGCTGATAGACTGGAAGAACCGGAGACACACAAGCTGGGAGAGCTAGGAGAAGAGTATCGCCGCCATCGGGGGATTCTGGGGCCGACACCCCATCCAGGAGCTTCGGGACATCGCGCCGCCAGAGGCAGCGAGTGAGCAGTGAGGAAGTTAGCAGTTAGGAGAAGGAAGCCGGGCGTCCTGTCCGGCACGACCTAGCAGCCGACGGCTGACAGCGACTGCCTTCATCCTTGGACCCTAGCCCTAATCCCCCAGCCCCTTCCATCGGTTGACATCCGTCCTCGCGAGTTCTAGAATCCTGTCACGGACAGGACGAGCAGCTCCGATTGTGGCGACACCGAGCCCTGAAGTCTGGTCGTGGCCGCGCGGCTGTCGCTCGTGTAGTTCTGAGAGGAGGAAGACAATGCGAATGCAAACGGTTCCGTTCGTAGTCTTCATTGGGATGCTGGTAGCTCCGGCCCAGGCGCAACTGGACCAGGGCCTTTTCGGCTCCACCGAACCCAGACCCGGGCCGGTTGCGTACACGTTAGAGGGACTCGGCGCGGTGGGAACCGGTGTGCTCTTCGCCCTGGTTCCCTCGATTGTGACCGCCACGCAAACACTGGATGACGACTGGAGCTACGGCGAAGGCTGGAGTACATCATTGATCGCGTGGGGCTGTGTGACTGCGGCGGCCTACTCGGCCGGTAGCGCTGCCGGCGCGGGCTGGGTCGGACAAGCCTTACATTGGGACGGCAGCCCTGCCTGGTCGTACGGTCTCGCCTTCGTGCCGGCGGTCGTCGTGGGCAGTGCGGCGATTATCGGCAAGCGGGTAGCCTATTCCGGCTGGCGGGACGCCAGTATCTGGTTCCTCATCGCCGGAGCGCCGGTTCTGGCCACGGTAGGATACAACCGGCAGGTGAGTCCCGGAGGTTACGGCTACCATCCGGGCAGATTCCTGCCGCCGAGCCTCGCGGCTCGGTTTGAGAGACAACGCGAGGCAGGCGAGCGCCCGGGAGTCACAGTGGACGCCAGGCTTCTGACCGTGCGATTCTGATGGGTGAGGCGATGCCTGGGGCTCGCCCCTCGATTGCGCCCGGCCTTTTGACACCCCCACCCGCAAGTTCCAGAATCCCGCCGTGCCCCGTTCGGCAAGTCCGTGGGAATTCGAGAATGGACACCATACGTGCTGTTGCTCAAGAAGGGAGAGAGGATGGATAACCGGAGTCGCCCGTACTCCTGTGGGCCGCTCGTAAGACTGGCCCTCACTGTTTCATCGGCGGCGGTTCTGCTCGCGGGCTGCGGGCCGTCCGGTCCGAGCCGCACGGTCGAGAACTACTTCCCTTTGGCAGTAGGGAACCAATGGTGCCTGGCCAGGACAAATCCCCGCGATACGGCGGTGATTGAGCTCACCGACAGCCTCATCCTGGAGGGGCTGACGTACTACAAGTCGCCAGACCCCGGCGACACGAACACCGTGCACTGGTACGTGCACCGGAACGGCGAGCTGAGAATGTACAGCACTCGAATTGACAGCACGCCGGAGGACACGGGCAGCTATTTGCTGCTGCTCAGGGAACCGTTCGACAAGGACTCGACGTGGCCTTCGCCGAACGACCCACGGGAGACGCTCAGAGTCATTGACCGGGATTTCACACTCAACGTGCCCGCCGGGACGTTTGAGCACTGCGTCGAGGTCGAAGCCAACATCGCGAGCACCTACTTCTACGCGCCCGGAGTCGGTTTGGCCGAGTTAGGCCCGCTCCCGGACACGTCATACATAATCAACTACCTGCTCCTGAGCTACGTCATCAAGTAGAACCAGGCCGCAGAGCCGTGAGCAGGGTCCACCTCTGCGCGTCCGGTTTCTCAGCCCGATTTGCCCGGCGCCGCATCTTTGGTAGGATTAGATCATGAATCCGTTGATCTTCAGGGAATACGACATCCGAGGAATTGCGGAAACCGAGCTTGAGGACGATGGTGTCTACCGGCTCGGCCAGGCCTTCGGCACCTACGCACTCGAGCACGCCGCGACACTCTGTCCGGTCGGTCGCGACATTCGCCTTTCCGGCCCGCGCATTCAGAAGGCGCTGACCGCCGGCCTTCTGTCAACCGGGCTGAACGTCGTTGACATCGGCGTGGTACCGACGCCGGTCTTCTATTTCTCGCAGTTCCATCTCGACACGCGCGCCGGCATGATGGTAACCGCAAGTCACAATCCGCCGCAGTACAACGGGTTCAAGGTGGGGCTGGAACGGACGACCATCTACGGGGAAGAAATCCAATCCCTGCGTCGCCTGATGGAATCGGGCAGGTTCAGGCAGGGCAGGGGCGTCCTGAGTGCCAAGGACGTCATTCCTGACTACGTAGACACTCTCCGGTCGAAGGTATGCATCAGTAACCAGCTGCGTGTAGCATTCGACCCGGGCAACGGCTGCGCCGGGGTTCTGCTTGAACGGCTGTTCGCCGGCACCAAAGTCACGCCCGAGTATATCAACCTGCGTCCGGACGGTACGTTTCCCGCCCACGTGCCGGACCCGACCGTGCCGAAGTACATGAAGCAGCTTACCGACCTGGTGCTCGCCAAGAACTTCGACT
This window encodes:
- a CDS encoding phosphomannomutase/phosphoglucomutase; protein product: MNPLIFREYDIRGIAETELEDDGVYRLGQAFGTYALEHAATLCPVGRDIRLSGPRIQKALTAGLLSTGLNVVDIGVVPTPVFYFSQFHLDTRAGMMVTASHNPPQYNGFKVGLERTTIYGEEIQSLRRLMESGRFRQGRGVLSAKDVIPDYVDTLRSKVCISNQLRVAFDPGNGCAGVLLERLFAGTKVTPEYINLRPDGTFPAHVPDPTVPKYMKQLTDLVLAKNFDCGIGYDGDSDRIGAIDDRGKSVYGDRLLGICATEVIKNHPGAKIVFEVKCSQGLVEYIEHIGGTPLMWKTGHSLIKAKMKEEGALLAGEMSGHMFFADDYYGYDDALFASLRLLSIISSTGRKLSSLAADMPSYPTTPELRAECPDELKFRIVDEVRDHFRGKYEVIDIDGARVVFPDGWGLIRASNTQAVLVLRFEARTEERLAQIQKLFYDQLAKYPQVRLPD